CCCTGATACTATCAATGTTTTTAACAATGTTTCGGGATTTGATTGGATCCGTTTCTTGATGAACCTATATGGAAATGATGACAAAGAACGTTTGGGGAAATATATCAATCGGTTTGGGATGCAGGAGTCCATTAAAAAGCCAATGGGAAGTTATTCTTATGGGATGATGCATAAGGTATCCCTGATAGCGGCCTTTACCATTAATCCCCCGATCATCATTATGGATGAACCGTTAAATGGATTAGATCCAAACGCCGTTTTAGTTTTTAAGGGGTTAATCAAACAATATGTTGAAACGGGCGGTACAGTGTTTTTCTCGACGCATCTGCTGGATGTGGCAGAGAAAATTTGTAATACAGTGGCTATTTTAAAAGAGGGGAAAATCATCCTGCATGATGAAATACAAAATATAATAGGTGAAAGTTCATTAGAATCTACCTTTATGGAGGCTCAGGTATATGAAGGAAAAACTTCAGTTAACTAGATTTTTCATTTCTTCCTTCTATAAAATGCCCAAGCAGACAATGTTGCAGGCTGTACTGATAATAGCCGCTTTTTATATGTTTTTGCAGCTGACTGTCGTAAATGCCTTTGTTTATTTTCTTGGAGATACCGAGGTCTTCCTGTTTTATAATGTAACGATTTCCAGCATTCTCGTCTTTGCATTGGTTTGCTATTTGTCCACATCACAAATATTTGCTTATTATGAATTTAAAGTATTGGCGGCTCTGCCACTCACCTATAAAGAAATATCAAGGGCTAAGGTATTAAGTAGTTTATGGGTCCCCATCATCTTATCAATGGCAATCCAGGTGCCAACAATCGGCTTCTTGATAGTCGATCTAAAGTTTATGGAAGCGTTTAAATTATTCATATTTTTACCGATTGTCAACGGTTTGACGGCTTTGCTCCTGCTTTTAATCTTATCGTGCATTAATAGGTATTATTATAGATTCAAAAATAAAGTAGCATACTTACTTGTGAACATTGTTGTCATCCTCATGCTTGCGATTATTTCCATTGTATATTTTGCTGGAAAATCATCCATTGCCCTTTCAGAGGTCATCTCGGAAATAGATATGAATTCTATTGAAGGTCTAAAAAACTCGTTGCAATTCATAATGGGACATATGTTTGAAACCGCAAATATGATTCCGGTGATTAAATGGATACTGGATGCCTTTGTATCAAATGAAATAACAGTTCAATTTATAATTATTTATATTTCGATACTAGTAATTGGTT
This sequence is a window from Brevibacillus sp. JNUCC-41. Protein-coding genes within it:
- a CDS encoding ABC transporter ATP-binding protein, which codes for MLSITDLEKSYSVKKILNGVNLEIKKGEILGFIGANGAGKTTTLNIITGILDSENGKVEINGLTKEDGIEYKKQFFFIPDTINVFNNVSGFDWIRFLMNLYGNDDKERLGKYINRFGMQESIKKPMGSYSYGMMHKVSLIAAFTINPPIIIMDEPLNGLDPNAVLVFKGLIKQYVETGGTVFFSTHLLDVAEKICNTVAILKEGKIILHDEIQNIIGESSLESTFMEAQVYEGKTSVN